The region TCGGTGTAGGGGACGTTGCCGGTCCGGTCGGCGAACGCGTCGTGGACGGCCTCCGGGTCCGCCGGCTCGTACGGCTCGGCGGAGGTGAGCACGCCGACCGCGCGGTCGTCCTTCAGCGCCTCGGCCAGCCCGGCGGCCAGGCGCGCGTGCGCGCCCGGCGAGCCGTGCCCGGGCGAGGCGGGGCAGACGGCGACGAGATGCGGGGTGCCCGCCGCGGCCGCCGACGTCCGGAGCGCGGTGGCGAGGTCGTCCGCGGCGGCGTCGAGAGCGGCCGGATCCGCGTCGGCGGCGCCGGCCGTGACGTTTCCGGCGAGGTCCTCGGCGCGGACGAGGACGACCACGGCGCCGGCCCGGCCGAGCACGCTGCCCGGGTCGAGCAGCGAGGGGAAGACCTGGTCATACGGAGCGAAGGCGACGTCCCCCTCGGTCCCCAGCTCGGCGAGCCAGAATCTCAGGGCGTCCCCGAGCGGCTCGGCGGTGAAGGTCGCGGCGACCCCCAAAGCGATCTTGCTCACTGCGGATCCCCTTTCAGCCGGAGACGGCTTGGAAGTCTGGGAGGCGGCTTTCAGTCGGACGGGGCTCAATCAGACATGGCGACGAGGACGCGGCGGGAGCCGGTGAAGGGCCGTCGGCCGTGACCGACGAGCACGTTGTCGATCAGCAGCAGGTCGCCGCTCCGCCAGTCGACGTCCACCGCGTTGTCCAGGCCGCGGTCGCGCGCCTGGATGACGTGGTCGCCGGGGATCGGCGCGCCGTCCGGGAACGTCACGGACTGCGGCAGCTCCTCCGGCGGCATGAGCTCGGCGAGCATCGCGGCCGTCTCGTCGCCGAGCGAGGCGGGGTGCCACTGGTCGGCCTGGTTGAACCACACCTCGGCCCCGGTCACCGGGTGCCGGGTGGTGGACGGCCTGATCTGGGAGACCCGCACGCCGCCGTCGGGCCGCCACTGCCAGTCGGCCCCGATGCCGTCGAGGAACTCGGCCACCCGGTCGCGGTCCTCGGTCTCGAACGTCTCCTGCCAGCTCTTGCCGAGTCCCCGGCCGGCGTGCAGGTTCTGGGTGTAGCGCACGCCCTTGGCGAAGGCCTCCCTGACCTCGTCGTCGAGCGACTCCAGCCAGCGCACGCCGTCCACCACCGGGGTGGCCCCGCCGGTCTCGGCCGCCTTCTCGCAGAAGAACAGCAGCCGGGAGGGCCAGGTGGCGGAGTACGACAACTCGTTGTGCATCGAGATCGTGTACTCGGGCGGGTACTCGGTGGAGGTGTAGACGTTGCCGCCGACCTTGGTGCGTGGCGAGTTGCCGTGGACGTACGCCAGCCGGTTGGGCAGGAGCATGTCCATGACCGGGTCCAGCGTCTCGGGCGTGACGCCGAAACCCCGGAAGACGAGGGCCTTCTCCCGCGCGAGCAGATCGCCCACGTCGAGCCCGCGCAGGCGCTCGACCAGCCCCTCCGGAGTGGCGGGGCCGTCGGGGCTTATCTCCAGGGGCGTCCAGCCGTCGTTCATGCGTCCTCCTGCTGAGCGATATCCGGCCGTGATCGGCCACGACGACGAGTCGAATTGAGGAGGCAGGCGGGCCCTCGAATAGGCGGCGCCCCTGCGGAAATTCATTCCGGCGGCCAACATAGAACCCGGATAGGGTGCCGCGCAAGAAACAAGTTCCACGCCTTTCCCGACCATGCCGGTCAGGTGATTCGACACCTCGCTGTAATGCTCCGCAATGCCTGCACGGCCGGACCTTCCCTCGTCTGCGCATGATCACGGAAGGTCGATTTCCTCTTACCGAATGTGGCCGAGGCCAGGTCAATGTAAGGCTTGCGTTACCAGGGTGTATCACGTATCGTGATAATCCTTTCGTGGGAGCGCTCCCATTCGTCCCGCCGCCATAAGTGGCGAGATACGCGGCGACCCCCGCGGAATTCAACGTTCAGGCGTTTCTCGATCAACCACTTTTCCGTCTGGTCAGTTGGCGCCTGCGCATTAGTGCGCAGAGAGGAGAACGCTCGGTGACGATAACGCCGACGACTGACAACGAGCATCTAATAGCGTCGCTTTCCCCACGCAGGCAGGAGGCGCTGCGCCGGCTGCTCGCCGCCCGGGCGGCCGCCGCCGACGCGATCACTCCGCGCGGCGCGGGACCCGCCCCCTGCTCCTACGAGCAGGCCCAGATGTGGCTCGGCGCCCGATTCGCCGAGGGCGCCCCGGCGCCGAACGCCACGATCGGCCTGCGGCTCGCCGGCCCGCTCGACGTCCGGGCGCTGACCATCGCCCTCGACACCCTGGTCGAACGTCACGAGATCCTGCGCACGGTCTACGAGGGCGACGGGCCCGAGCCCCGGCAGGTCGTCCTCGACCCCGGGCCCGCGCCTCTCGACGTCGTCGACCTGCGCGACCTGCCCGGGTCCGAGCGGGAGGAACGGGCCCGGGAGATCACGTCACGGGCCGCGGTGGAGCGCTTCGACCTGGAGACCGGGCCGGTCCACCGTACGACGCTGGTCCGGCTGGGCGACGAGGACCACGTGCTGATGTTCGTCTGCCACCACATCGCCTGTGACGGGTGGTCGGTCGGCATCATCGTGGACGAGCTCACCACCGTGTACGCCGCCGCCCACAAGGGCCGCCCCGCCGGGGTCGCCCCTCCCCCGCTCCAGTACGCCGACTACGCGGCCTGGTCGCGGCGTGAGCTGACCGGCGAGCGGCGGGAGCGGCGGCTCGCGTACTGGCGCGAGCGGCTCGACGGCGCCGCCTCGGTCGAACTGCCGATCGCCAGAACCGACCAGGCGATCCCCGAGGGCAGGCGGAGCGACTGCCACCTGTTCACGCTGCCGGAGGAGGTCCTGCGGGCGCTGCGGGAGGCCGGCGGCCCGGGGACCACGCCGTTCGTGGCCCTGCTCACGGTCTTCTCGATGGCGCTCGCGCGCTACACCGGGCAGGACGACCTGACGATCGCCACGGTCGACGGCGGGCGCCGCCGGGTGGAGCTGGAGCCCGTGCTCGGCTGCTTCGTCAACGCCCTGCCGCTGCGCGCCGACCTGTCGGGCAACCCCTCGTTCCGCGAGGCCGCCGCGGGGGTGCGGCGGCGGCTCGGCGAGGCGCTCACCAACCACCTGCCGTTCTCCGAGCTGGCGGGGGCGCTGCGCGACCGGGACGCCCGCAACTTCTCGCTGTCCACCGTGGGCTTCTCGCTGCGGGTCTTCCGCGACCAGCGCGGGCGCTGGCCGGGGCTGGAGGCGTCGGTCTGGGCGCACGAGGTCGACGACTTCACCTACGACCTCGCGCTGCTGGTGCACCTGAACGGCGGCGGCGACCCCGAGCTCTACCTGACCTACCAGAAGGACCGGTTCGACGCGGACGCGGTCGCCCGGCTCGCCGGGCACTACCGCGCGCTGGCCGAGCGGATCGCCGCCGCCCCGGACACCCCGCTCGCCGACCTGGACCTGCTGACCGACGCCGAACGCGACCTCGCGCTGGGCGCCTGGAACGACTCGGCCCGGCCGTACCCGGACGTGGCCCTGCCCGAGCTGCTGGAACGGCACGCGGGCTCCGATGCGGTCGCGGTCGCGTTCGAGGGCCGCACCACGACGTACGCCGAGCTGCACGCCCGCGCCAACCAGGTCGCGCACCTGCTGCGCGAGCGGGGCATCGGGCCCGAGGACACGGTGGGCGTGCTGCTCGACCGGAGCCCGGAGCTGATCGCCTGCCTGCTCGGCGTGTGGAAGGCCGGCGCGGCGTACCTGCCGATGGATCCCAAGTTTCCCGCGCAGCGCGTCTCGGACATGCTGTCGATCGCCGCGACCCCGCTGGTCCTGACCTCGGCGGGGTACGCGCACCTGTTCGACGGCGTCGACGCGCTGGACGACGCGCTGAACGACGTGGTCGACGTCGGGAGCGGCGTGCTCGACGGCCGGCCCGCCGAGCCGGTGGGCGTGCCGTACGACATCGACCGGCTGGCGTACGTGATCTTCACCTCGGGGTCGACCGGGAAGCCGAAGGGCGTGCAGGTCACCCACCGGGGCCTGGTGAACCACGTGTGGTGGGCCGTGGAGGACTTGGCGAGCCAGGGCGACGGCGGGGCGCCGCTGTTCGGCTCGGTGGCGTTCGACCTCGTGGTGCCCAACCTGTGGGCGCCGCTCGTCACCGGGCAGCGGGTCACGGTGCTGGCGCAGGACTTCGACATGGGCGAGCTGGGCGCGCTGCTCGTCGCGGGCGGGCCGTACAGCTTCATCAAGTGCACGCCGGGGCATCTGGAGGTGCTCGGCCACCAGATCGACGCCCGGCAGGCCGCGGCGCTCGCCGGCACGATCGTCGTGGCGGGCGAGGCGCTGCCCGGGTCGATGGCCAACCGGTGGATGGAGATGCTCGGCCCGGGGCGGCTCGTCAACGAGTACGGCCCCACCGAGGCGTCGGTGGGCACGTGCATCTATCCGGTGCGGGACGCCCAGCTCGTGGAGGTCGTACCGATCGGGCGTCCGCTGCCCAACATGCGGATGTACGTCCTCGACCCGAACCGGCGGCTGCAGCCGGCCGGCGTGCCGGGCGAGCTTTACGTCGGCGGCGTGGGCGTCACCCGCGGCTACCTGAACCGGCCCGACCTCACCGAGGAGCGGTTCCTGGCCGATCCGTTCGTGCCGGGCGGGCGGATGTACCGCACCGGCGACCGGGTGGCCTGGGCCCGCGACGGGAACGTGGTCTTCCTCGGCCGTTTCGACGACCAGGTGAAGATCCGCGGCTACCGCATCGAGCTGGACGAGGTCAGGGCGGCGGTGCTCGACCACCCCGGCGTACGCGACGCGGTCGTCGTCGTGCACGCGTTCACGCCCGAGGACAGGCGGCTCGTCGCCTACTACGTGCCCGAGGCGCGGGAGCCGGACGACCTCGCCGACCACTGCGCGGCGCGGCTGCCGGAGTACATGGTCCCGTCGATGTTCGTGCCGCTGGAGACCATCCCGCTCAACGCCAACGGCAAGGTGGACCGCAAGGCGCTGCCCGACCCGGCCGTCCGGGCGGCCGAGGACCTGGCGGAGCCGGAGACCGAGACCGAGATCGCGGTGGCCGGGGTCTGGCGGGAGGTCCTCGGCATCGAGGCGATCTCGATCGACAGCGACTTCAACGCGCTGGGCGGCCACTCGCTGCTTCTCATCCGCATGGTCGCCAAGCTGCGCCAGGCGCTGCCCTCCGACGGCTACCAGGTGACCGTGCTCGACGCGATCGCCAACCGCACCGTACGGGACCTGGCCGCGCTGATCGACAGGGCCAACGGCACCCCGGAGGGCGCCGCGGACGAGAGCGCGCGTGGCCTGCTGGTCGAGCTGACCCGGCCGGTGAAGGCGCCCACGCTGTCGCTGGTCTGCATCCCGTACGGCGGGGCCAGCGCGATGGTCTACCAGCCGCTGGCCGACGCGCTGCCGGCCGGGCACTCGCTGTTCTCGGTCGCCCTGCCGGGCCACGAGCTCGGGGTCGAGGAGAGCACGATCCCGTTCCACGAGGCCGCCCAGCGGGTCTGCGACGAGGTCATCGAGCGCGTGCGCGGCCCGGTCGCGTTGTACGGCCACTGCGTCGGCAGCGCGCTCACCGCCGAGATCGCCCGCAGGCTGGAGGCGGCGGGACGCCGGATCGAGGCCGTCTACACCGGCGGCAGCTTCCCGTTCGCCACCCCCACGAAGGGCCTGAACGGCCTGCTCGGCCGGATCTTCCGCAGCAAGGCGCTGGACAACGCCAACGCGCACGCCAACTGGCTGCGCGCGATGGGCGCCGACCTGCAGGACCTCGACCCCGAGCAGGTCGACCACATCATCAGCACGATGCGGGTGGACGCGCGGGCCGGTGAGGACTACTTCAGCGAGCTGGTCGAGCAGCAGAGCCCACAGCTGCGCGCCCCGGTGATCTCCATAGTGGGCGACCGCGACGCGCTGACCGACTTCTACGAGGAGCGCTACCGCGACTGGCACTGCGTCTCCGAGACCACCGCGCTGGTGGTGATGGCCGAGGCCGGGCACTACTTCCTCCGGTACCGCACCGAGGAGCTGGCCGCGATCGTCACCACCGCGCACACCTCCGTGGACCGTCCCGAGGAGTGGCACGTCCCGGCGCCCGGCGACACGGCCACCTGGTGGCGGGAGGCCGTCTCGTCCGACCGGAAGGCCGACACGGACGGGCCACAGCCCAGTCTCGGCCGGTTCTTCACGGTGGCGACGGGCCAGATCGTCTCCATGATCGGCGCGGTGATGACCGAGTTCGCCGTGCCGATCTGGGCGTACCTGAAGAGCGGCTCGCTGGTGCAGTTCGGCCTGTTCGCCATCGTCGGGCTGGTGCCGGGGCTGGTCCTCGCGCCGCTGATCGGCGCGCTGGTCGACCGGTACGACCGCAAACGGGCGATGCTGGTGGCCGACGGGATGTCCCTCGCCGTCCAGGCCGGGCTGCTCGCGCTGATGGTCTCCGACACCCTGAACATGCCGCTGCTCTACGCCCTGCTGGTGCTGCTCTCGATATCGGTGACCCTGCAACGGGTGGCCTGGCAGTCGGCCGGCCCGCAACTGGCGCCCAAGGCCTACCTGCACCACGTGGGCGGGGTCGTCCAGCTCGGCAACGCCGTGGCCCAGCTGATGGTGCCGCTGTTCTCCGTCGCCGTGCTGGCGCTGATCGGCATCGAGGGCATCCTGACCGCCAACGTGGTGTGCTACGCGCTCGCGTTCACGGTGACCCTGCTGGTCCGCTTCCCCGCCACGATGGCCTGGCGGCGCCGGGAGACCGTCTCCGCCGAGATCCGCAACGGCTTCCGCTACCTGCTCCGGCGGCGGGGCCTGCGGGCGATGGCCTTCACGATGTTCATCGTGAACTTCTTCCTGTTCACCGGGTTCATCATGATCCCGCCGCTGGTGCTGTCGGTCGGCGAACTGGCCGACACCGGGCGGGTCGCGCTGCTCGCGGGCGTCGGGGCGGTCTGCGGCGGCCTGATCATCACGCTGTGGGGCGGCCCGCGCGACCGCCGGATGTTCGGCATGCTGGCGGCCGCCGGAGTGCTCGGGATCTTCTGCGCCATCGCCGGCCTGCGGCCGTCGCTCATCCTGATCACGCTGGGCGCGTTCGGCATGTCGCTGATGATGACGATCAGCGACAGCATCTGGCTGACGATCATCCACTCGAAGGTGCCGCAGCGCTACCACGCCCGCGTCATCTCGATCAACCGGATGCTCGCGCTGTCGACCCAGCCGGTCGGGCTGGCCGTACAGGCCTGGCTGGTGGGGCTGGTCTTCGAGCCGCTGATGCGGCCGGACGGCGCGCTGGCCGGCTCGGTCGGCAAGGTCCTCGGAGTCGGCGAGGGGCGCGGGATCGGCCTGCTGTACGTGGTCTGCGGGCTGGCCATCGCCCTCACGATCACGATCGCCCTGCGTCACCCGGCGCTGGCGCGGTTCGACGAGGAGACCCCGGACGCCGAGGCCGACGACCTGGTCGGCCTGGAGGAGCTGCGCAGCCGCGGCGAGGCGCCGGAGGCGGTCGAGGTGGTCAAGGCGGCGGAGGTCAAGGCCTGACGAGTAGTGGCTCGCCGGCCGCCGTTCGCGGCGGCCGGCGGCTCACAGGTCCGCTCACACATCGGCGACGAGCATCCGGTAGCCGGCGTCGTACTCCTTCAGGCCGAGCAGGTCGCGGTGCCGCTCGTGCCAGCGGCCCGACTCCAGATCGGCCGCGAGCCGGCCGAGGGCCGGCCGTACGACCTCCCGGCCGAGCTGGGTGATCACAGACATGCCCGACTGGGCGACAGGGTCGAGGTAGGCCTCCGGGCGGCGCCAGTAAGCGGCGCCGAACCCGTCGGCGCAGTCGTGCGGGATCGGCACGGCCTCCACCCTGGCGCCGCCGAGCAGCCGGCCGAGGTCGGCGAGCGAGGAGGTGCGGCCCTCGTCCAGCGCCGCGCCCTCGGGCAGATACTCGGCGAGGAACCAGTAATGCCTGGAGACCTCCCGGTCCCAGGTGAGGATCACCACCCGGCGCCGCGCGACCCGGCGCATCTCGGCGATCCCGGCCGCGAGGTCCGACCAGTGGTGCACGGTCAGGATCGCCATCGCGGCGT is a window of Microbispora sp. NBC_01189 DNA encoding:
- a CDS encoding TauD/TfdA family dioxygenase, with the translated sequence MNDGWTPLEISPDGPATPEGLVERLRGLDVGDLLAREKALVFRGFGVTPETLDPVMDMLLPNRLAYVHGNSPRTKVGGNVYTSTEYPPEYTISMHNELSYSATWPSRLLFFCEKAAETGGATPVVDGVRWLESLDDEVREAFAKGVRYTQNLHAGRGLGKSWQETFETEDRDRVAEFLDGIGADWQWRPDGGVRVSQIRPSTTRHPVTGAEVWFNQADQWHPASLGDETAAMLAELMPPEELPQSVTFPDGAPIPGDHVIQARDRGLDNAVDVDWRSGDLLLIDNVLVGHGRRPFTGSRRVLVAMSD
- a CDS encoding methyltransferase domain-containing protein produces the protein MTLYDEIGTTYSAVRRPDPRVAARITAAIGDAATVVNVGAGAGSYEPPRTLLAVEPSAVMIAQRPPGAAPVVRARAEALPLADDVADAAMAILTVHHWSDLAAGIAEMRRVARRRVVILTWDREVSRHYWFLAEYLPEGAALDEGRTSSLADLGRLLGGARVEAVPIPHDCADGFGAAYWRRPEAYLDPVAQSGMSVITQLGREVVRPALGRLAADLESGRWHERHRDLLGLKEYDAGYRMLVADV
- a CDS encoding non-ribosomal peptide synthetase, with the translated sequence MTITPTTDNEHLIASLSPRRQEALRRLLAARAAAADAITPRGAGPAPCSYEQAQMWLGARFAEGAPAPNATIGLRLAGPLDVRALTIALDTLVERHEILRTVYEGDGPEPRQVVLDPGPAPLDVVDLRDLPGSEREERAREITSRAAVERFDLETGPVHRTTLVRLGDEDHVLMFVCHHIACDGWSVGIIVDELTTVYAAAHKGRPAGVAPPPLQYADYAAWSRRELTGERRERRLAYWRERLDGAASVELPIARTDQAIPEGRRSDCHLFTLPEEVLRALREAGGPGTTPFVALLTVFSMALARYTGQDDLTIATVDGGRRRVELEPVLGCFVNALPLRADLSGNPSFREAAAGVRRRLGEALTNHLPFSELAGALRDRDARNFSLSTVGFSLRVFRDQRGRWPGLEASVWAHEVDDFTYDLALLVHLNGGGDPELYLTYQKDRFDADAVARLAGHYRALAERIAAAPDTPLADLDLLTDAERDLALGAWNDSARPYPDVALPELLERHAGSDAVAVAFEGRTTTYAELHARANQVAHLLRERGIGPEDTVGVLLDRSPELIACLLGVWKAGAAYLPMDPKFPAQRVSDMLSIAATPLVLTSAGYAHLFDGVDALDDALNDVVDVGSGVLDGRPAEPVGVPYDIDRLAYVIFTSGSTGKPKGVQVTHRGLVNHVWWAVEDLASQGDGGAPLFGSVAFDLVVPNLWAPLVTGQRVTVLAQDFDMGELGALLVAGGPYSFIKCTPGHLEVLGHQIDARQAAALAGTIVVAGEALPGSMANRWMEMLGPGRLVNEYGPTEASVGTCIYPVRDAQLVEVVPIGRPLPNMRMYVLDPNRRLQPAGVPGELYVGGVGVTRGYLNRPDLTEERFLADPFVPGGRMYRTGDRVAWARDGNVVFLGRFDDQVKIRGYRIELDEVRAAVLDHPGVRDAVVVVHAFTPEDRRLVAYYVPEAREPDDLADHCAARLPEYMVPSMFVPLETIPLNANGKVDRKALPDPAVRAAEDLAEPETETEIAVAGVWREVLGIEAISIDSDFNALGGHSLLLIRMVAKLRQALPSDGYQVTVLDAIANRTVRDLAALIDRANGTPEGAADESARGLLVELTRPVKAPTLSLVCIPYGGASAMVYQPLADALPAGHSLFSVALPGHELGVEESTIPFHEAAQRVCDEVIERVRGPVALYGHCVGSALTAEIARRLEAAGRRIEAVYTGGSFPFATPTKGLNGLLGRIFRSKALDNANAHANWLRAMGADLQDLDPEQVDHIISTMRVDARAGEDYFSELVEQQSPQLRAPVISIVGDRDALTDFYEERYRDWHCVSETTALVVMAEAGHYFLRYRTEELAAIVTTAHTSVDRPEEWHVPAPGDTATWWREAVSSDRKADTDGPQPSLGRFFTVATGQIVSMIGAVMTEFAVPIWAYLKSGSLVQFGLFAIVGLVPGLVLAPLIGALVDRYDRKRAMLVADGMSLAVQAGLLALMVSDTLNMPLLYALLVLLSISVTLQRVAWQSAGPQLAPKAYLHHVGGVVQLGNAVAQLMVPLFSVAVLALIGIEGILTANVVCYALAFTVTLLVRFPATMAWRRRETVSAEIRNGFRYLLRRRGLRAMAFTMFIVNFFLFTGFIMIPPLVLSVGELADTGRVALLAGVGAVCGGLIITLWGGPRDRRMFGMLAAAGVLGIFCAIAGLRPSLILITLGAFGMSLMMTISDSIWLTIIHSKVPQRYHARVISINRMLALSTQPVGLAVQAWLVGLVFEPLMRPDGALAGSVGKVLGVGEGRGIGLLYVVCGLAIALTITIALRHPALARFDEETPDAEADDLVGLEELRSRGEAPEAVEVVKAAEVKA